In one window of Frigoriglobus tundricola DNA:
- a CDS encoding NAD(P)/FAD-dependent oxidoreductase encodes MPENVIIIGSGPAAWTAAIYAARANLNPLVFEGNPDDERNRQNGTMPLGQLALTTEVENFPSWPSGDTRQYLKTALKADDPDFPYWVSANKDQPTHGINGPELMALMRQQAKNFDTRVESKDVVKVDLKQRPFTLTLHDGKTVQTHTLIIATGARANYLGLPSEDKFKNKGVSACAVCDGALPRFRNQPIVVVGGGDTAVEEAGYLTKFASRVSLLVRRDVLRASKIMAERATSNPKIDMKWHTEVDEVLGEDKKGVTAVRVKNNKTGAKEELPAAGLFLAIGHTPNVAFLDGQVELTPTGYIKWTTLARTYTSVDGVFAAGDVADDYYRQAISASGTGCMAALDAERYLGHHGLI; translated from the coding sequence ATGCCAGAAAACGTCATCATCATCGGTTCCGGTCCGGCCGCGTGGACGGCGGCCATTTACGCGGCCCGCGCGAACCTGAACCCGCTCGTGTTCGAGGGCAACCCGGACGACGAGCGGAACCGCCAGAACGGCACCATGCCCCTCGGCCAGCTCGCCCTCACCACGGAGGTCGAGAACTTCCCCTCGTGGCCGTCCGGCGACACCCGCCAGTACCTCAAGACCGCGCTCAAAGCGGACGACCCGGACTTCCCGTATTGGGTGTCCGCGAACAAGGATCAGCCGACGCACGGCATCAACGGCCCGGAACTGATGGCGCTGATGCGCCAGCAGGCGAAGAACTTCGACACCCGGGTCGAGTCAAAGGACGTGGTGAAGGTGGACCTGAAGCAGCGGCCGTTCACGCTCACGCTGCACGACGGGAAGACGGTCCAGACGCACACCCTCATCATCGCCACCGGCGCGCGGGCCAACTACCTCGGCCTGCCCAGCGAGGACAAGTTCAAGAACAAGGGCGTCTCCGCGTGCGCGGTGTGCGACGGCGCGCTGCCGCGGTTCCGGAACCAGCCGATCGTGGTGGTCGGCGGCGGCGACACCGCGGTGGAGGAGGCGGGCTATCTGACCAAGTTCGCGAGCCGCGTGTCGCTGCTCGTGCGCCGCGACGTGCTCCGCGCGAGTAAGATCATGGCGGAGCGGGCCACATCGAACCCGAAGATCGACATGAAATGGCACACGGAAGTGGACGAGGTACTCGGAGAGGACAAGAAGGGCGTGACCGCGGTGCGCGTGAAGAACAACAAGACCGGGGCGAAGGAAGAGCTGCCCGCGGCCGGGCTGTTCCTCGCGATCGGCCACACTCCGAACGTCGCCTTCCTCGACGGCCAGGTGGAGCTGACCCCCACCGGTTACATCAAGTGGACGACCCTGGCCCGCACGTACACGAGCGTGGACGGTGTGTTCGCCGCGGGTGACGTGGCCGACGATTACTACCGCCAGGCCATCAGCGCATCCGGCACGGGGTGCATGGCCGCCCTGGACGCCGAACGCTACTTGGGGCACCACGGGCTAATTTGA
- a CDS encoding proton-conducting transporter transmembrane domain-containing protein — protein MSDTLPDTIEFMTWVGGVTVTVPFLLLGLLGLPSLLGYRLTEATSARATRWLTFVGLLAACGLFLSMLVSGHRHVVLDLGNWVEIHAHAGAGHEHYHFSAKFVFDRLSIPLVILSYLLCGTIGAFAVKYLHREPGYNRFFVLFGVFLCGMVTASAAGTIETLFTGWELVGLSSALLVAYFQERPAPARNGLRIWAVYRVSDAALLTAAVVMHQMAGEGDFDRLLGSGWPGGAAPTTSDQALLVGLLLLLAAAGKSALLPFSGWLPRAMEGPTPSSAVFYGALSVHLGAFLLLRANALIAASVWLAVAVVALGLLTAAFAYLAGSVQTDIKSALSFASLTQVGLIVIEIGAGHWVPFLWYVALAHLIGHACMRTLQFVRAPSLLQDYRRLENAIGGRLQHRTGFWLGLLPVALRQWVYRFALERGYLDVALDRFVVRPFVAVFQWFDDREWRLTAWLNAAPDPREPGSGAAPCPAPPEPAAAAAARSDV, from the coding sequence ATGTCTGACACACTGCCTGACACGATCGAGTTCATGACGTGGGTCGGCGGGGTGACGGTCACCGTGCCCTTCCTTCTGCTCGGGCTGCTCGGGCTGCCGTCTTTACTCGGGTACCGGCTGACCGAGGCGACCTCCGCGCGCGCGACGCGGTGGCTCACGTTCGTCGGCCTGTTGGCCGCCTGCGGCCTGTTCCTGTCCATGCTGGTCTCGGGCCACCGGCACGTCGTTCTCGACCTGGGCAACTGGGTCGAGATCCACGCCCACGCCGGCGCCGGTCACGAGCACTACCATTTCTCGGCCAAGTTCGTCTTCGACCGGTTGTCCATACCGCTGGTCATTCTGTCGTACCTGCTGTGCGGCACGATCGGCGCGTTCGCGGTGAAGTACCTCCACCGCGAGCCGGGGTACAACCGGTTCTTCGTCCTGTTCGGTGTGTTTCTTTGCGGCATGGTAACGGCCTCGGCCGCCGGCACGATCGAGACGCTGTTCACGGGCTGGGAACTGGTCGGGCTGTCGAGCGCGCTGCTCGTGGCGTACTTCCAGGAGCGCCCGGCGCCGGCCCGCAACGGCTTGCGGATCTGGGCCGTGTACCGGGTGTCCGACGCCGCCCTGCTGACGGCCGCGGTGGTGATGCACCAGATGGCCGGGGAGGGCGACTTCGACCGGCTCCTCGGCTCCGGCTGGCCGGGCGGGGCCGCGCCCACGACGAGCGACCAGGCCCTGCTGGTCGGGCTGCTGCTGCTCCTGGCGGCGGCCGGCAAGTCGGCGCTGCTCCCGTTCTCCGGCTGGCTGCCGCGGGCGATGGAGGGGCCGACCCCGTCGAGCGCCGTCTTTTACGGCGCGCTGTCCGTTCACCTCGGCGCGTTCCTGCTGCTCCGGGCGAACGCCCTGATCGCGGCCTCGGTGTGGCTGGCGGTGGCCGTCGTCGCCCTGGGGCTGCTGACGGCCGCGTTCGCGTACTTGGCCGGGAGCGTGCAGACGGACATCAAGTCCGCGCTCTCGTTCGCCTCGCTGACCCAGGTGGGGCTGATCGTGATCGAGATCGGGGCCGGCCACTGGGTCCCGTTCTTGTGGTACGTCGCGCTGGCCCACCTGATCGGGCACGCGTGCATGCGCACGCTCCAGTTCGTCCGCGCCCCGTCGCTCCTTCAGGACTACCGCCGGCTGGAAAACGCCATCGGCGGGCGGCTCCAGCACCGGACCGGGTTCTGGCTCGGGCTGCTCCCGGTCGCGCTCCGGCAGTGGGTCTACCGGTTCGCGCTCGAACGCGGCTACCTGGACGTCGCCCTCGACCGGTTCGTCGTGCGCCCGTTCGTGGCGGTGTTCCAGTGGTTCGACGACCGGGAGTGGCGGCTGACCGCGTGGCTGAACGCGGCGCCCGATCCGCGCGAGCCCGGTTCGGGCGCCGCGCCGTGCCCGGCTCCTCCTGAACCGGCAGCCGCCGCCGCGGCGCGGAGTGACGTATGA
- a CDS encoding proton-conducting transporter transmembrane domain-containing protein: MTPFAPSWVELAVAIPFVGALCVSRMRAPETASRWCLGFSGATLACSVLAAAAFAFNLPIGWGRPASETGGIFAVDELSVSLLPLVALLHFLTALATVRTKMGRFSFAWMLFGEAMRMAAFACVDPWLLIGLMAVSTVPPYFELRSRAKPTRVYALHMGGFVALLFAGWITAANFPHLRSLAGALLLLAVLVRSGTVPFHLWVADLCESSTFGNSLLYITPLSGAYLAVRLVLPVAPDWVLTGLGTVSTITALYAAGMATVQTDGRRLFAYLFLSHASLILVGMQLHTPITLTGSLALWHSVMLSLCGLGLTLRALEARLGRLSLTRYHGLYEHSPALAVCFLLTGLASVGFPGTMGYVAAEVLVDGVVAANPLVGIATIGAAALNGIAVLRAYLLLFTGRQHVSTVSLAITPRERVAVLTLAAIILMAGLFPQPNVESSHKAAEAILQARTIEGQKGVPPN; encoded by the coding sequence ATGACCCCGTTCGCGCCGTCCTGGGTCGAGTTGGCGGTCGCGATCCCGTTTGTGGGGGCGCTGTGCGTCAGCCGCATGCGGGCCCCCGAGACCGCGTCGCGGTGGTGCCTGGGGTTCAGCGGGGCGACACTGGCGTGCAGCGTACTCGCGGCGGCCGCGTTTGCGTTCAACCTCCCGATCGGGTGGGGCCGGCCCGCGTCCGAGACGGGTGGCATCTTCGCCGTGGACGAACTGAGCGTCTCGCTCCTGCCGCTGGTGGCGCTCCTCCACTTTCTGACCGCGCTCGCGACGGTGCGGACGAAGATGGGCCGCTTCTCGTTCGCCTGGATGCTGTTCGGCGAGGCGATGCGCATGGCCGCTTTTGCGTGCGTGGACCCGTGGCTCCTGATCGGCCTCATGGCGGTCTCGACGGTTCCGCCGTACTTCGAGTTGCGGAGCCGGGCGAAGCCAACGCGGGTGTACGCGCTCCACATGGGGGGCTTCGTGGCCCTCCTGTTCGCCGGGTGGATCACGGCCGCGAACTTCCCCCACCTGCGGTCGCTCGCGGGCGCGCTGCTCCTCCTGGCGGTGCTGGTCCGCAGCGGCACCGTTCCGTTCCACTTGTGGGTCGCGGACCTGTGCGAGAGCAGCACGTTCGGGAACTCCCTGCTGTACATCACCCCGCTGAGCGGGGCCTATCTCGCGGTGCGGCTCGTGCTGCCCGTCGCGCCGGACTGGGTGCTGACCGGGTTGGGAACCGTTTCGACGATTACGGCCCTCTACGCCGCGGGCATGGCGACGGTGCAAACGGACGGCCGCCGGCTGTTCGCGTACCTGTTTCTCAGTCACGCCTCGCTCATCCTTGTGGGGATGCAGCTCCACACACCGATCACCCTGACGGGGTCGCTGGCGCTGTGGCACTCGGTCATGTTGTCGCTGTGCGGGTTGGGGCTGACGCTCCGGGCGCTCGAAGCCCGCCTGGGCCGGCTCTCCCTCACCCGGTACCACGGGCTCTACGAACACTCCCCGGCGTTGGCCGTGTGCTTCCTCTTGACCGGGCTAGCGAGTGTGGGCTTTCCCGGGACGATGGGGTACGTTGCGGCGGAAGTGCTGGTGGACGGCGTGGTCGCGGCCAACCCTCTCGTTGGGATCGCGACCATTGGGGCAGCGGCACTGAACGGCATCGCCGTCTTGCGCGCGTACCTGCTCCTGTTCACCGGCCGCCAGCACGTCAGTACCGTTTCGCTGGCGATCACCCCGCGCGAGCGGGTCGCGGTGCTGACGCTGGCGGCCATCATCCTGATGGCCGGGTTGTTTCCGCAACCGAACGTCGAATCGAGCCACAAGGCGGCGGAAGCGATCCTCCAAGCTCGAACGATCGAAGGCCAGAAGGGGGTGCCGCCAAATTGA
- a CDS encoding GNAT family N-acetyltransferase: MADAIIDVVGANELPHIVEMYNQIFRPAKTIESFRRRYQGRHNVLQLVARVKDRPAGFFLGFELKPDTFFAWFYGVLPDARRMGIGSQLMEAAQGWAAQHEYETIRLECHNTHRPMLHLAIELGYDIIGLRWDADRGDNLILFEKGLTAGR; this comes from the coding sequence ATGGCGGACGCGATCATCGACGTGGTGGGTGCGAACGAGCTCCCGCACATCGTCGAGATGTACAACCAGATCTTCCGGCCGGCGAAGACGATCGAGTCGTTCCGCCGCCGGTACCAGGGCCGCCACAACGTCCTCCAACTCGTCGCGCGGGTGAAGGACCGGCCGGCCGGCTTCTTCCTGGGCTTCGAGCTGAAGCCGGACACGTTCTTCGCGTGGTTCTACGGCGTCCTCCCGGACGCCCGGCGCATGGGGATCGGGTCGCAACTCATGGAAGCGGCGCAGGGCTGGGCCGCGCAGCACGAGTACGAGACGATCCGCCTGGAGTGCCACAACACCCACCGCCCGATGCTCCACCTCGCCATCGAACTCGGCTACGACATCATCGGCCTGCGCTGGGACGCCGACCGCGGCGACAACCTCATCCTGTTCGAGAAGGGCCTCACCGCCGGACGGTAG
- a CDS encoding elongation factor P: MASIPYSDLRRGAHVVRDGQLYSVVDHELRTPGTLPSKLRIWLKSRRTGAVTDHRVHPEDRVEEAVLETRSVRFIYRTGDHFVFMDEESFDQHELPAPFVAAGANFLKENAAAELIVFNDRPVALELAATVELTVRETEPVVRGGTASVVTKPALLETGLRVTVPQFVCAGDVVVIDPRTAKYAGRVRRA, from the coding sequence ATGGCGTCGATCCCCTATTCCGACCTGCGCCGCGGCGCGCACGTCGTCCGCGACGGGCAGTTGTACTCCGTCGTCGATCACGAACTGCGCACCCCGGGCACCCTCCCGTCGAAGCTCCGCATCTGGTTGAAGAGCCGGCGCACCGGCGCGGTGACCGATCACCGGGTTCACCCCGAGGACCGTGTCGAAGAGGCGGTTCTCGAAACCCGTTCGGTCCGGTTCATCTACCGCACCGGGGACCACTTCGTGTTCATGGACGAGGAATCGTTCGACCAACACGAGTTGCCGGCACCGTTTGTGGCCGCCGGTGCGAACTTCCTGAAAGAGAACGCGGCGGCCGAACTGATCGTCTTTAACGACCGCCCGGTCGCGCTGGAACTCGCCGCGACGGTGGAGCTGACGGTGCGGGAGACGGAACCGGTCGTTCGCGGGGGCACCGCTTCGGTCGTGACCAAACCCGCGCTCCTGGAAACGGGACTGCGGGTGACCGTGCCACAATTCGTGTGTGCCGGGGACGTCGTGGTGATCGACCCGCGGACCGCCAAATACGCCGGCCGCGTGCGCCGCGCGTGA
- the glgC gene encoding glucose-1-phosphate adenylyltransferase: protein MRGVVTVILAGGKGTRLEPLTRDRAKPAVPFGGLYRIIDFTLSNCLNSGLRRVLVLTQFKSRSLDRHIRLGWNFLSTELGESVELLPPQQRIDETWYKGTADAIYQNIYSIERERAEYLLILAGDHIYKMDYGHMIRAHRDRGADVTIGCIPVPLADVRHFGIMQTAADDRVHHFLEKPKTADPMPGDAHHALGSMGIYVFSTRLLFELLCQDAARTGSEHDFGKNVIPGMIEAGMKVYAHRFRDENRKAVPYWRDVGTLDAYYQANMDLVAVEPVLNMYDASWPIRTLQPQLPPPKFVFTGEGVIGHARRGEALDSIVCSGSIVSGGQVRRSILSPRVRVNSYAVVEDSILLDGVDVGRYCRVRRAIIDKDVRLPPYTVLGYDSEFDRRRGFTVTDQGVVVVSKAEPPETFQAPNPLPN, encoded by the coding sequence ATGCGCGGCGTGGTTACTGTGATTCTGGCCGGCGGGAAGGGCACCCGCCTGGAACCTCTCACCCGCGACCGGGCGAAACCGGCCGTGCCGTTCGGCGGCCTGTACCGCATCATCGACTTCACCCTGTCGAACTGTCTGAACAGCGGCTTGCGCCGGGTCCTGGTGCTCACCCAGTTCAAGTCCCGCAGCCTGGACCGGCACATCCGCCTGGGCTGGAACTTCCTCAGCACCGAACTCGGCGAGTCGGTCGAACTGTTGCCGCCGCAGCAGCGGATCGACGAGACGTGGTACAAGGGCACGGCCGACGCCATCTACCAGAACATCTACTCGATCGAACGGGAGCGGGCCGAGTACCTGCTGATCCTGGCCGGTGACCACATTTACAAGATGGACTACGGCCACATGATCCGCGCCCACCGGGACCGCGGGGCGGACGTGACCATCGGCTGCATCCCGGTCCCCCTGGCCGACGTGCGGCACTTCGGCATCATGCAGACGGCGGCCGACGACCGCGTCCACCACTTCCTGGAGAAGCCCAAAACCGCCGATCCCATGCCGGGCGACGCCCACCACGCGCTCGGGTCGATGGGCATTTACGTGTTCAGCACCCGGCTCCTGTTCGAGCTGCTGTGCCAGGACGCGGCCCGGACCGGCAGCGAGCACGACTTCGGCAAGAACGTCATTCCGGGCATGATCGAGGCCGGGATGAAGGTGTACGCCCACCGGTTCCGGGACGAGAACCGGAAGGCGGTGCCGTACTGGCGGGACGTGGGCACCCTCGACGCGTACTACCAGGCGAACATGGACCTGGTGGCGGTGGAGCCGGTGCTGAACATGTACGACGCCTCCTGGCCCATCCGCACCCTCCAGCCCCAGCTGCCGCCGCCGAAGTTCGTGTTCACCGGCGAGGGGGTCATCGGCCACGCGCGCCGCGGCGAGGCGCTCGACAGCATCGTGTGCTCCGGCAGCATCGTGTCCGGCGGCCAGGTGCGGCGGAGCATCCTGTCGCCCCGCGTGCGGGTGAACAGCTACGCCGTGGTGGAGGACTCGATCCTCCTGGACGGCGTGGACGTGGGGCGGTACTGCCGCGTCCGCCGGGCGATCATCGACAAGGACGTGCGGCTGCCGCCGTACACGGTCCTCGGGTACGACTCCGAGTTCGACCGCCGCCGCGGCTTCACCGTTACCGATCAGGGCGTGGTCGTGGTGTCGAAGGCCGAGCCGCCCGAGACCTTCCAGGCGCCCAACCCGCTTCCGAACTGA
- a CDS encoding NUDIX hydrolase: MSAEVVHVGRRIRVEVDTLHTPDGKTIRRDAIRHPGAVVVLPVLDADHVVLLRNFRFVVGDTLWEVPAGTVEPNEGLEACARRELLEETGYTAAKWRGMGFMYASPGVMDEKLHLFIAEELTPGTARPEPDEQLEPVTVRLDDAVRMCLDGTIRDAKTITLLLLWERMRR; this comes from the coding sequence ATGTCCGCTGAAGTCGTTCACGTCGGCCGGCGCATCCGCGTCGAGGTGGACACGCTGCACACGCCCGACGGGAAAACGATCCGCCGCGACGCGATCCGCCACCCCGGGGCCGTGGTCGTCCTCCCCGTCCTCGACGCCGACCACGTGGTCCTGCTCCGCAACTTCCGGTTCGTCGTCGGCGACACCCTCTGGGAGGTGCCGGCCGGTACCGTGGAGCCGAACGAGGGCCTCGAAGCCTGTGCGCGGCGGGAACTCCTCGAAGAAACCGGCTACACGGCAGCCAAGTGGCGGGGCATGGGCTTCATGTATGCATCGCCGGGGGTCATGGACGAAAAACTGCACCTGTTCATTGCGGAAGAGTTGACCCCGGGGACCGCACGACCCGAACCCGACGAGCAACTCGAACCGGTTACGGTGCGACTGGACGACGCCGTGCGGATGTGCCTCGACGGCACGATCCGCGACGCAAAAACCATCACGTTGCTGCTGCTGTGGGAGCGGATGCGGCGGTGA
- the argA gene encoding amino-acid N-acetyltransferase has product MNERLTHFREILRYVPRFRDRVFVIAVDGAVVEDDNFPNLLLDIALLRSLSIRVALVHGAAHQIKRYAQLIHITPSDLVGTGITDRETLNVAITAANRVTHEILEGLSANDLRAACPNAVVAHPAGILGGVDQLFTGKVERVDVPLLQTLLENDIVPVIPPVGIDGAGASYRLNSDAVAVEVAKALRAVKLVYLNTEGGVRDAKGVVRQMTVQEADNFLKKQRSEMSPEAVTKLTHAIRAGKEGVERIHIIDGREQEGLLGEVFSNEGIGTLVYANEYQAIRAAQKKDVRAVYSLIQQGVQNDELVKRTRAELEKIIGDYFVFEVDRNAVACAALHMYPEQNMAELASVFVDARYENQGIGAKLIHFSEEVARRRGIAKLFCLSTQAINYFVQKGGYKLGSPDDLPPPRREKYDQHGRRSQVLIKSMT; this is encoded by the coding sequence ATGAACGAGCGCCTGACCCACTTTCGCGAGATCCTGCGGTACGTCCCCCGGTTCCGCGATCGGGTGTTTGTCATCGCCGTGGACGGCGCGGTCGTCGAGGACGACAACTTTCCCAACCTGCTGCTCGACATCGCGCTCCTGCGGAGCCTGAGCATCCGCGTCGCGCTCGTTCACGGCGCGGCGCACCAGATCAAGCGGTACGCGCAGCTCATCCACATCACGCCGTCGGACCTGGTGGGCACGGGCATCACGGACCGCGAGACGCTGAACGTCGCCATCACCGCGGCCAACCGCGTGACGCACGAGATCCTGGAGGGGCTGTCGGCCAACGACCTGCGGGCCGCGTGCCCGAACGCGGTGGTCGCGCACCCGGCGGGCATCCTCGGCGGCGTGGACCAGTTGTTCACCGGCAAGGTCGAGCGCGTGGACGTGCCGCTGCTCCAGACGCTCCTCGAAAACGACATCGTGCCGGTGATCCCGCCCGTGGGGATCGACGGGGCCGGGGCGTCGTACCGGCTCAACTCCGACGCGGTCGCGGTGGAGGTGGCGAAGGCGCTGCGGGCGGTGAAGCTCGTGTACCTGAACACCGAGGGCGGGGTCCGGGACGCGAAGGGCGTGGTGCGGCAGATGACCGTGCAGGAGGCCGACAACTTCCTGAAAAAGCAGCGGAGCGAGATGAGCCCCGAGGCGGTGACCAAGCTCACGCACGCGATCCGGGCCGGGAAAGAGGGCGTCGAGCGCATCCACATCATCGACGGCCGGGAGCAGGAGGGGCTCCTCGGCGAGGTGTTTTCCAACGAGGGCATCGGCACGCTCGTCTACGCCAACGAGTACCAGGCCATCCGCGCCGCGCAGAAGAAGGACGTCCGGGCCGTGTACAGCCTGATCCAGCAGGGCGTGCAGAACGACGAGCTGGTGAAGCGGACCCGCGCCGAACTGGAAAAGATCATCGGCGATTACTTCGTGTTCGAGGTGGACCGCAACGCGGTGGCGTGCGCCGCCCTGCACATGTACCCCGAACAGAACATGGCCGAACTGGCGAGCGTGTTCGTCGACGCGCGGTACGAGAACCAGGGGATCGGGGCGAAGTTGATCCACTTTTCGGAGGAGGTCGCCCGGCGGCGCGGGATCGCGAAGCTGTTCTGTCTCTCGACGCAGGCGATCAACTACTTCGTCCAGAAGGGCGGGTACAAGCTCGGCAGCCCGGACGACCTCCCGCCGCCCCGCCGCGAGAAGTACGACCAGCACGGGCGCCGCTCACAGGTGCTTATCAAGTCGATGACGTAA
- a CDS encoding site-2 protease family protein: protein MRDPMSWSIPVFRAFGIQVKVHIFFFVITIGLFLRQLTLLQYQNVWWLDIFLLTVVVLFVSVLLHEFGHCFGARHVGGEASEILIWPLGGLAFTDIPHRWRALFVTVAAGPAVNLLICLVCAIGISAAGFVPSLNPLADPYKTEVTRFKDGRVFTSSVTAKLYKIGTTTNEEPTSRELDEKKADYRKRHNTESTPKVTDAEYDAYLAEMGYERAVAPLWVVWAFRIFWLNWILFLFNLIPAYPLDGGQLLQAVVWARTDHRRGVVVAAYTGFAVAVIFLIVSIAANEALFLGLALFMLYSASMKLMQLEMDEGPFGYDFSAGYTSLEKDDEPVPQPKRPGAFTRWWQARKARKAARAAEQRLRDEERMDQLLEKISRSGPGSLTDEERQFMRRVSARKRNTS, encoded by the coding sequence ATGCGCGATCCGATGAGCTGGTCGATCCCGGTGTTCCGGGCGTTCGGCATCCAGGTCAAGGTTCACATTTTCTTTTTCGTCATCACCATCGGTCTGTTCCTGCGCCAGCTCACCCTGTTGCAGTACCAGAACGTGTGGTGGCTGGACATCTTCCTGCTCACCGTGGTGGTGCTGTTCGTGAGCGTCCTGCTCCACGAGTTCGGGCACTGCTTCGGCGCGCGGCACGTGGGCGGCGAGGCCAGCGAGATCCTCATCTGGCCGCTCGGCGGGCTGGCGTTCACGGACATCCCGCACCGGTGGCGGGCGCTGTTCGTCACGGTCGCCGCCGGGCCGGCGGTGAACTTGCTCATCTGTCTGGTGTGCGCGATCGGCATTTCGGCGGCGGGCTTCGTCCCCAGCCTGAACCCGCTCGCGGACCCGTACAAGACCGAGGTGACCCGGTTCAAGGACGGGCGCGTCTTCACCAGCTCGGTCACGGCGAAACTGTACAAAATCGGCACCACAACCAACGAGGAGCCGACGTCCCGGGAACTGGACGAGAAAAAAGCGGACTACCGAAAGCGGCACAACACGGAATCGACGCCGAAGGTCACCGACGCCGAGTACGACGCGTACCTGGCCGAAATGGGCTACGAGCGGGCCGTGGCCCCGCTCTGGGTGGTGTGGGCGTTTCGGATCTTCTGGCTGAACTGGATCCTGTTCCTGTTCAACTTGATCCCGGCGTACCCGCTCGACGGCGGCCAATTACTGCAAGCGGTCGTTTGGGCGCGAACCGACCACCGGCGTGGCGTTGTCGTTGCTGCGTACACCGGGTTCGCGGTGGCGGTGATCTTCCTCATCGTCTCGATCGCGGCGAACGAGGCGCTGTTCCTGGGCCTGGCGCTGTTCATGCTGTACTCGGCGTCGATGAAGCTGATGCAGTTGGAGATGGACGAGGGGCCGTTCGGGTACGACTTCTCCGCGGGCTACACGAGCCTGGAGAAGGACGACGAGCCGGTCCCGCAGCCGAAGCGGCCGGGCGCCTTCACGCGGTGGTGGCAGGCCCGCAAGGCCCGCAAGGCGGCCCGCGCGGCCGAGCAGCGGCTGCGGGACGAGGAGCGGATGGACCAGCTCCTCGAAAAGATCAGCCGCTCCGGGCCGGGGTCACTGACCGACGAGGAGCGCCAGTTCATGCGCCGCGTTAGTGCCCGCAAGCGGAACACTTCATAA